The Salicibibacter halophilus DNA window GTGTTCCTTTTTTTCCCGCATCGTTCGGACCGCGTGATGGCGAATGGCCTGCTCAATTTGGTTTCGCACATAGCGTCCGTTGCTGAAAGCGCTGGCCCCGTCCCCCGGGCGCTGCAAGTGTATTTTTTTCTGCATTCTGTCTTTCGCTTCCCATGTCCAGATATAATCTCGTTCCACCAGCATATCTTCCGCGATTTTCATTAACTGCTCCAGGGAGAAATCAGGAAAATCAAGCTGTACGGGAAAACGGGATGGCAGTCCCGGATTCATGGCAAGGAAGCGTTCCATTTCCCTTGAATACCCGGCTAAAATGAGTACGAACGGAGGCGTCTGATCCTCCATTGCCTTTACGAGCGTATCGATTGCTTCCCTGCCAAAATCTTTTTCTCCTCCTCTGGCGAGGGCGTAAGCTTCATCTATGAATAGAATTCCGCCTTCGGCTTTTTGCACGATCTCTTTTGTTTTTTGTGCCGTTTGCCCGATATATTCTCCAACGAGATCCGCCCGTTCTGCTTCGATAAAATGCCCTTTCTCTAAAAAGCCCAATTCCCGAAACATGTCGCCGAGTAAACGTGCTGCCGTCGTTTTCCCGGTTCCCGGGTTTCCTTTGAAAATCATGTGCATCGATTGCCGCTTCGTTTTTAATTGATGTTTTTCCCGACAGCGGTTAATATGAATCCAAGCGTAGACTTCACGAATGAACGTTTTCAATTCGCTGACACCAACGAGTTTATACAACTGTTGTTCCGCTTTTTGCAAGACATAGTGATCGGAGTCAGGTTGATCACGTTCCCGGTCTTGAATGAGCACCCGTATACGCGATTTTGATTTTTGCGCATGCATTATAACCCCTCCGCTTCTCTGGTCAAAACAGATTTACCAGGGCATCTGCCCATAGTTTACGCAGGAAGGCGCAAATGTGTGATTCCGGAGTTCGGAAGTCAGAAGCCAGATATCAGAGACAACCGGAAAG harbors:
- a CDS encoding AAA family ATPase; translation: MHAQKSKSRIRVLIQDRERDQPDSDHYVLQKAEQQLYKLVGVSELKTFIREVYAWIHINRCREKHQLKTKRQSMHMIFKGNPGTGKTTAARLLGDMFRELGFLEKGHFIEAERADLVGEYIGQTAQKTKEIVQKAEGGILFIDEAYALARGGEKDFGREAIDTLVKAMEDQTPPFVLILAGYSREMERFLAMNPGLPSRFPVQLDFPDFSLEQLMKIAEDMLVERDYIWTWEAKDRMQKKIHLQRPGDGASAFSNGRYVRNQIEQAIRHHAVRTMREKKEHDKDALRTLIGADFK